A stretch of DNA from Lotus japonicus ecotype B-129 chromosome 4, LjGifu_v1.2:
CGTAAACAACTGAATCTGTAAATAGGAAGCATAAAACCTACTCATCTGGTTAGATGTGAAAGCAACTCCATGTATTGCAGAGGTAGTATGACTTACCTGGCTACTTTCATCATGCACCTGATATTTTGGTAAAGACATTCTTCTTTCCTCCTACAGCAACCAAACATCATACCATTACCAATCAATAAATAGTAATAGTCAAATGGAACACAACAGAGTTCCTCAAGAATACAACTGACCATGGACATTGCCTCATCATCCCAAACTAAGTAGACTTCATTAGTGGCGGGCTGAGGAGCAGGAGCTTTGTTTGCAATTACTGGGGGAGGGCCAATTGAAGGACCACCGGTATTTGGACCAGAAGCATAAGAATGTGAGTTACTTGCTGGCCCACCTATAAAAACCAGAGGGAGAAGGAAGTGAAATCACTATAATCATACGAAGTCAACCTAAAGATAGAAAATTGCTCAATTTTATCAAACACACTCTTGCAGTTGGATCATAAAACCAGCCAAAAGTATTCAAGGACAGAAAAAAAGAGGTTACCTGGAATCCCTATTGCCTGATAACTACTTGTCACAGAAGAGTTGACACCCAAATGTGCATCAACAGGGACATTTGAAGACAGCACTGGGGTTATTGATGCAACACCTGGAGAAATAGGTGCAGCAGAAAATGTTGAACTTTGACTTGATGTGTGGTTATTTCCAACAACAGGAAATAATGGTTGTGAAACTGGGACAGAAGGTGTAGATGTAGGCAATCCAGGAGGAGTAATCTGAGTTTGAACTAGAGAAGTAGTTGATGGCAGTGGTGGCCTCATATTCTGCACAGGAAATAATGGCTGTTGTGGATAAGGAACAGGAGGAGGCATGGAAACAGCTGGAGGTTGTGGAAACCATGGCTGAGGTCGAGGTGGAACAGGCCATGCACTAGGAGGCACAGCGTGATTATACCTGCAGCAAAAAATATCACGTATGTaaatgagacgattttgtgccACTCATATAttgtttaataaataaaatattcaacAGTTTATCACTTGCACTATATGCTATGTAGAACATGAATAATAGGAGAATTAAAATGAACAACAATTTTAACAAACATACATTGGTGGCATTGGGCCCAAGGTTGATCGAGGAGGATATCCTGGACCCAAAGGAGGCGGCACCATTCCACCTACAAGCTGGGCTGATGGGACATCCACCTTGGCTGCCTTTGATGGAACATCATCCTCTGCATTAACCAAGAAATCATAAGAAGATTAAACATTTCATGTCTGGTTCAACATCTTTATCATTACTAACAATATTTGTAAGAAGCTTTTATCTTAATTCCAACAAAGACACTTGtgtcattaaaattttaaaaccaAGAACAGAAGGTTGCAGAAAACAAGGTATGACCTTCCTCTCCATAATGAGCAGCCAACTCATCTGGTGGAATCCCTTGCATCCCATATATCTCAATATCTGTACTCTCTCTGCCAGGCTTCGCATTGGGCACcctaaagataaaaaaaaagaaatctcAATAAAAATTGACAGAACGAAAACAACTTAAGAAAACATCACAAAACAATTTAACATCAACAACATGAGGCCAACTCTTAGACAGGAATTACATGAAACACATAACATACAAGCTTCGTCGTCATTAGAAATTCATTCGAGCATGGATCATAAGTAATCAAGAGAAACCATATCATTCCTCTAAAGTCAAAAGTAACCAGCCACTAAAGCATTCACTAATTGTATGTTTGATTTCCCTTTCTCCTGAACGCGGAAGGGAAAACACAGATGCCAATGCACAAACAGAGAAGCTATATGTTGCCACATTGAAGTCAATGAAAATCAAAACACACTGAATTTGCAGAATCTCCTTTAGGATGTGATTAATTATCTATATATCCATACTCCTAAATAAACATGGAGAATAACATGAGGCCAACTCTTAGACACAAATCACATGAAAATAGAGAAACCCTAGATAAGGAGAATGAAGGGCAATACTTGGTGACGGATTCCTTGTGAACTTGGAGGACATGGATGGACATGCCACCAGCGGTGGAGAGCTTCTTGTGGCAGACATGGCACTTGAAGTGCTTGGCTTTCTGATGCTGCACCAGGATTTTCTCGTCGTCGAATTCGCGATCACAGTAATAACACCAGACCTTGGAGgaaaccctcttcttcttcttccccatcgCGATTCCGATCCCTCACGAATTGAGTTTCTGGTAGCTAGAGTTCGGGGCGTGAGGACTCTGGCACCCTGCAATGGagcagaaggagaaggaggaggagaagctaGGGTTCCAATAGCGAATTGAATTGAACAAGTGAAATTTGCAAACAAGATGAAATATTAAACTATATCAACGGTTCAGGTTAAAGTATTACAAATCAATGGCTGAGGACACTTTCTTGCACTTAGctagttttatttaattaaaatctaATTCGTTTTCAGATAtggattttattttgttttacaaTTAAAATATCAAATCAAGATGATTATGTTTTCAATTCAAATAATCTTTGAAGATTTTTTATATcgtaattatttaatttttttaatttttgtttggtTAATAAGTTTTTTAATCTAGGTAGGAACCTCTTTTGATtctataaaataatattaaacaagctattaaaattatatgttctcttttaaataaaaacagTCATTTAACGTATAGTCCGAAAACTATAATTTGTGTTGGTTTAGTAGCAAACGAGCTAAAACCTCACCAAGATGAGACACATAAGTCCAAATTCGGAGAAATACATTAGTATAATGGACATGCAACTGTTTACCGAAAAGTTAATAACAtctgtcaaaaaaaataaaattagtgaaGCGAAGCTGACAAAGCGTATGAAAACAAcatagaaaaacaaaaatgaagaaATGAGTGAACTAAAATTGGGCCTAACATAATATTTGTTCATGATATACGCAAATAAGCTTGAGTTGCACTGTATAGAATAATGATTGATGAACATTTTAATAGTGATAAATATTCAAACACCCGTGATTTATGGaagttaaaaattaatttgtgcGGGTTTTTTAATCACACAAACGAAAGGCGTTTGGGTGTTTGTCACTATTCAGATGTTTATCAATAATttttgttgtatatatatatttaacattGTGAAATTGCTATTTTAGGGATTGCTATCCTCTTTTTATGCAAAGCCCTCGTGATGATCTCATTTCACACACAAAAAATCTACTGAatgtgtagtttttttttttgtcagaaCTGAATGTGTAGATTGAATGACAATTCTCTTTGGtatttttgtgtttttggtCATGTTTTTTAAATCCAAACTCCttcttggttttttttatttggacAGGTTTTTGGTATTCTCTTTCAACCTAACAAGTTGAATTGTTTGGGCTTTCCAAAAACATTGTTTTGGGCTTGAAAACTATATTATTTATTGATGGGCCAAAGTGCATGAGCTGAACCCATCTACTGCTAGTATTAAGCAGTAAGCACTATTTCCTTAAAAaaagggttaatcctctaattggtccctgtggttgtgtggccgtctgaaattagtccctcccgtaaaatctaagtcctcgtgtttggaaagtgtgtggaaattagtccctccggcgaggacctgctacacacactttttcaaacacgaggacttagattttacgggagggactaatttcagacagccacacaaccacagggaccaattagaggattaacccttaAAAAAATCGATGAATTACAAAACATTTCTTTAAAATTTGTAACAGGCTATTTCATCTAATCATTTAATACTAGAAAAATTATTTGTGCACTACTAATAAGTTGATTTACTTGTTAATCCCAAGTGCACAAAAGATATAATAAAGCACGGGTAATGGAGAAAACATGCTATGATATGAAATGAAGCAACATAATCATCAAGTAACGAATAAAAATACACAAAGATTAAAATATAACCATGAAGATGTAGAGTGGGAACAGGGTAGGGACGATGATGAGTAAAAGTAAAGAAAAGAGAGTAATAAAAACTGCTATATAAATATTGAAGAAGAAAGTATAGGGAAAAATAATACACTTAAGTGATGCCAAAAAGAAAGGCATCATCaatgagctttcttcttttgctttgctGATGACACGCATTCCATCTAGAAGTAGCAACACTTATAGTCCCTTTTAAACCTTTACCTTTACTTTTTTAGATAAAATTGAGTAGCATCTAAATGATGACATTTTGGCAGTAATCACACTCATCGACCAAACCAACAGATTGTCCTTTGTCACTGGGACTAGCTTTTAAACATGAACTCTCTTTGTTTGTTAATTGTTACATTGAGGAGCTTCAATCTCCTAATATAAACTCTATTGTTTGGGAAATAGTGTAATGCAAATACTAAAcaattacataaaaaaatgcAATTCTTTTGATACACATTTCAGTGTCTTGATGCCAAACCACTAGTTTGCATATGCTCAAATCATATTGCCAATGTTTCATACAAAAACAAGTGATCATTGTTGCTATTATGATTTCCAAACAAAGAATTGTACATAATGTCAATATCCACATAATAGTGAGAGTTAGAGATTTTTACCACTTATGTGGGTTTTTTTTATGTGTAAGAAAAGTATTCATCGGAAGTAATTTTATTAGAGATGAGAACATTCACATTATCATGGAGCTAATTCttatatgaaattttttttatccaCAAAACTCGAATATGAGATTTAACTTAAAGAGAATTAAACATGTACCACTTAGACCAACATACCACTCATTCACATAAAGCTTATTTTCTGGTGCATCACATAGATGTTGATACTTGGACAAATAAAAGAAGTGCACATAACATGTGCATTGAAGACTATATAAGGAGCTACTGTAATCTTATTAGAGCTCACTAGTAATCATACTTCATATACTATAATTGTTATGTTTAAGCATCATAGTTTCACAAATTATAGTGAAAGGGGGTAAATTACCTGGCACCCACAGCTAGCTAGTGAATTTCAGGTCTAGAGAATTAATCATATCTTTCATGATTTAATGAAGTGATTAGGGAGTACAGTTCAGCATTATTAACTGGAATCATCGTGTGACTCCTATATATAATGAAAAGATGACAAAATAATTTTGTCAAACAATTACTGATCGTAGGCCACTAACTACACTAAACAGTATTGGCTAATCCTTTATTGGGTGATCCAAATTGAAACAGTAATGTATAGTTTAATTTGAATAACATTTCTAAGCAAGAAGTTACTGTAAGCTGTAAAAGAAAAAGGTTGAATGTCCTTTGCGTTCAAATTCCAAATGTGAGGTGCAGGACTAAAAAGAGATGCTTTTATTGCATCTATAAGCCAATCAACCACATGGAAATAGAAAGCTGAGCCTAAAA
This window harbors:
- the LOC130711393 gene encoding protein SUPPRESSOR OF FRI 4 isoform X1; translated protein: MGKKKKRVSSKVWCYYCDREFDDEKILVQHQKAKHFKCHVCHKKLSTAGGMSIHVLQVHKESVTKVPNAKPGRESTDIEIYGMQGIPPDELAAHYGEEEDDVPSKAAKVDVPSAQLVGGMVPPPLGPGYPPRSTLGPMPPMYNHAVPPSAWPVPPRPQPWFPQPPAVSMPPPVPYPQQPLFPVQNMRPPLPSTTSLVQTQITPPGLPTSTPSVPVSQPLFPVVGNNHTSSQSSTFSAAPISPGVASITPVLSSNVPVDAHLGVNSSVTSSYQAIGIPGGPASNSHSYASGPNTGGPSIGPPPVIANKAPAPQPATNEVYLVWDDEAMSMEERRMSLPKYQVHDESSQVSHTTSAIHGVAFTSNQMSRFYASYLQIQLFTHCYLFKEVFLCKFLALF
- the LOC130711393 gene encoding protein SUPPRESSOR OF FRI 4 isoform X2, yielding MGKKKKRVSSKVWCYYCDREFDDEKILVQHQKAKHFKCHVCHKKLSTAGGMSIHVLQVHKESVTKVPNAKPGRESTDIEIYGMQGIPPDELAAHYGEEEDDVPSKAAKVDVPSAQLVGGMVPPPLGPGYPPRSTLGPMPPMYNHAVPPSAWPVPPRPQPWFPQPPAVSMPPPVPYPQQPLFPVQNMRPPLPSTTSLVQTQITPPGLPTSTPSVPVSQPLFPVVGNNHTSSQSSTFSAAPISPGVASITPVLSSNVPVDAHLGVNSSVTSSYQAIGIPGGPASNSHSYASGPNTGGPSIGPPPVIANKAPAPQPATNEVYLVWDDEAMSMEERRMSLPKYQVHDESSQVSHTTSAIHGVAFTSNQMNELHRCSHR
- the LOC130711393 gene encoding protein SUPPRESSOR OF FRI 4 isoform X3, with amino-acid sequence MGKKKKRVSSKVWCYYCDREFDDEKILVQHQKAKHFKCHVCHKKLSTAGGMSIHVLQVHKESVTKVPNAKPGRESTDIEIYGMQGIPPDELAAHYGEEEDDVPSKAAKVDVPSAQLVGGMVPPPLGPGYPPRSTLGPMPPMYNHAVPPSAWPVPPRPQPWFPQPPAVSMPPPVPYPQQPLFPVQNMRPPLPSTTSLVQTQITPPGLPTSTPSVPVSQPLFPVVGNNHTSSQSSTFSAAPISPGVASITPVLSSNVPVDAHLGVNSSVTSSYQAIGIPGGPASNSHSYASGPNTGGPSIGPPPVIANKAPAPQPATNEVYLVWDDEAMSMEERRMSLPKYQVHDESSQMSSIDAAIDKRILESRLAGRMAF